The genomic region TCAGACTACCAGTAGACAAGCACAACCAATCCTTGAGCCTCAAAACATCTGGATCCTCATCTATTAAacccagaaaaataatttagtgACAGTTTGGCCAAGTTTTGGATCTTGCTTACAGAAATTGATTCCTGAAATAGAGATGCCCCTGCAGCAGTTTTGAATGTGCAGAACTGCTACGAGAGATCTCCCTTCCACCCAGGAAaaaacaggggttttttttggtttcaaAAGGCTTCTGGATGGGAAACTGGTACCCTGCTAAGTTTCTTACTTGCTATGCAGGTCCATTCTCCTTGCAGTTGATTCACTTGCTGTGGGGAGAATCACAGTGTTcctggctgtggctctgagcCATGGCAGAGCCAGCAAGCTGCCCTCACCTCCCCGAGGCAGGCAGGGGAGGGCTGCACAAACCCTCCATTCATGCAGTGCAGAAAGTCACTATTTCCAGGCCTCTGCTGCTGTAACATGGCTGATTGCCCACAGCATTCCCTGCTCTTGGGAAGGCAACACCACCACCCTGTGTGGCATTGGCTGGCTTGCAGCCTGCAGCCTGCCCCACCTGGACACTGTCTCTCTGCTGAGAAACACTCGATGAGTGCAGATTTAAAGGCCTGTGCAGGGTTGGGTAAGGGCACGGCTGGGCCAGTGCAACCAGGATCACCTGCATGTCAGGGGTAATCAGACCTGCAGTTCCTCTGGCCttttgctgctgtctgtgctttctccctctccccaaaAATCACTTCTGTTCTGCTGTGTAGTCAGAGCAGGCCTAACTCCCACTTAATCTCCCACTTCTCTCAGCAGTTTTCTTCCCACCCTGCTGTGTTTTAATTCCTCATCCTCACCTCTGGATCTGGAGTACAGCCCAGCGCTCTCCAGCAGCCCGAACGGCTCATggttctctccctctctccacaCAGATTCCAGCTCCCAGATGGTCCTGATGACATCAGGCCTCGGTGACAGCCTCTTAGCAGAAACAGAAATGTAGCTGGGCTACCCTGCCTGCTTCTGCCGAGGAGAGCGCCGTGCTCCGCCAGCCCCAGCCTCGGCTGGGCTCCCCAGCCCTCTTGTCACACATCTCACCTCCTGCCGATGcctccctgggcactgagcgcagGAGCCTGCTCCAAGCGAGTCTCTACACACGTCTCTGTGTCCTCACACGCCTCGTCGGCCGCTTGTGATTGTCCCCGTCGCCGCATGTGTAGCTCACGCCGCCCTGCCACCCCCACGCCCGGCTGCGCCCGCAGGGCGCTGGCTGTATTTATTCAGATGTGTATAAGAGATGTCCTTTCTATCGCTTGTACTGCTGTCGCGGTGAGACTTTTATAAAGGTCACAGATGTGGTGGCACCACTCGAAAGCGTCCGCCTCCGCCACTGTGCGACCCAGGGAGGGCGGGCGCCGGCAGGGACAGGCCGGGACCAGCTGGTAAGGGCAGAGAGCGGCAGGGTCTGGGGGGTGCTGACAGCTACCGgcagggacgggcagggtctgcGAGGTGCCGACAGCAACCGGCAGGTGCCAGGCGCGGGCAGACGCTGTGGGCCCGACCAGGCCAGGCCCGGCCAGGAGCCGCGGGCCCGGAGCGCCGGCAGGGGGCGCCAGCCCCTCGCCCGCCGCCTCACGGCTCTGCCGCGCCTCCCGACTCGGCGCCGGCCCTGGGGACAGGTCTGTGACAGCCCAATTTTCTGTCCTCCAGGCCCTCCCTCGGGCCAGGAGAAAGCGGGCTGGGCTAATTTagctctgcaggcagcttgACACCAGCCGTGCACACCCTGGTGAAGGCTTCAGCCCGCAGTAGCACCATGCATTGCAGTGCCTGTGCTTTGCCAGGCGTCCTTGCTGACAAGGAAGATCGTGTTTCAAGGCTCAGATTAGGCTGGAAGATTAAATTGTGGTAGCAGCTGCTACTCAAGGGAACAAGGAATAAAATCATTAATTACGGGGACAAAGAAACAAGACACTCTTTCTAGTGTTAGGCTTGCATGTAGCCAGCTCAGAAAGGCACAGGCAGCCTAACTTGGAAGATGGAGGAAAATTCATCACAGCCCTGTGACCTCTGCAGCACCCTTCAACGTGAAAAGGAAACACTTCCAATTGTCTGTatcagcatcctgcaggaactcTCTGCCTCGTGTTTGGAAGGCTTCCAGACAGGGGTATGTCCAGTCACCCCTGATCCTCCCTCCTCACACAATACTGAATCTAGAATTATAAACCTCTTAGGAACCCCAGCAAGGGGGTATGGTATTTGGTTTCTGAAGTGAAGTGGTACTCTCAGATGACTCCAAAAGCTGGGACTCCAAGAAAACCAACAGCTATTAAAAGGATTAGCTACACCTTATCCTATGCTAGATGAGAATGTAGAGGTCAGCCAAGGCAGATCAGCCAGTACAGCCAGCAAAATACGTGAAATGGGGTGGGCAGAATCTTACAAGTAACACTGAGGGCTGCTTACAGCACCAGCTCACAGATCACAGGATTGCTCTCTCTGGACAAGACAATGGGTGGCACGCACAGTTCAACAAACTTGGGACACTGTACCATGAGTAGCTAGCTCTACACCTTCACATGCTCAGGATCATTCCAGTCCAGGTCTTAGCCACTATCAAGTACAATATAGCCATTGCCATCtacttttaaaatagtttatttCTGGTCTTAAAATATACATCAGTTTGAAAATCTcagaaaaaacccccacattaGTTACAGATTAACAGTCTGGAGTTGGGACACTGGAACTCAGATGGGCTCAAGGCCCCAGAGCCAATACTGCTGGAGGTGGGCAGGAGTGCAGAGGACACAATGCCCACAGGTCAAgagagggctctgctgctgcttgagGCCACCAGTCCCCCTCAACCTCTGCCAGCATCCTAATGCTGCAAAGCACAAGTGTCTGGTGAGATGGTGGGCATATCTTTGCCACCCCTCCACTTCactgttttgcttttcagtctACCTTGACCAAAAGCAGAGCAAAGCCAGCTCTGTTCAGCATCATCAGCACCAGCTACCTCAGCAAAAGAGTTCTGTCCACTGACCAGCATGCTAGGGTTCAGGGGAGATGGGGCTGAGCCCTGGTGGGCAATGCCTCCCCCACTGCAGGCCACCAGCAGCCTCAGAGCCAGAGCAACTCACTCAGTGAGCAGCCAACCCCAGGTGACATCTGTGAGGCAGgatctggcagctgctgcagatgcaaaccctcagcagtgctgcagaagaacaaaagaaatgCAGCAGTGGAGTGGCTGATGGCAGCAAACACAAGGACAACCCCCTGCTCCTCCACAACTGGGACAGGGGAGATAAACACTCTGCAGGCTCAGAGGAGGCTCCCACTCTCAGCCTGTCTGCACAGCAAAACACTGCAGTGAAATACTGAGTCCCACTTCCCCACCAGAGGGTGGCATCCAACTCTACAACTGTTCCAGGTGGGAAACAAAGTGAGTGGGAaacaaggcagcagctctgcctagGGTACATAAAACAACCTACACAGCTTGCCAGAGAGGCCTGCAGCTCCCCTTCACTGGCCCTGGAGCCTCCAGGCCCAAGCTGAAGCCCTGGCTGGCCCCAGCTACAAGCTGCAAGCCCTTTAcagacaggggtttggggaggggagCAGGCCCCCCAGACAGCTCTAGGCTGCAAATCTTGATGCAAGCATATGAACAGATGCTCCCTCCTGGAGAGAAGGATGCTCTTCTCCAGCCCAATGAAGAGCCCACATGGTGTAGGGTGAGAGGACAACACAAACCCAACTCAAAAACCAGacagcaggctgagggcaggGTTGAAGGGGCTATGGTGAAGGGAACTGGGCTGTTCTCTGCCCTGCACTCCCATGGAAGCCAAGAAACACCAGACAGACAAGGGCACAGGACAAAATTAAAACAGGAGGCCTGGGCTTTGTAAGCCCTCAAAAAAAATACCTACATCTACAGacctctccccttccctcccccccaACAAGACACTGAGCACACAAGACTGAGAGGAAAAGTCACACAGTATCACACTACGCTAGGAAAAACACGCAGAGAGCCCTACCCAGGAAGGGAGGCCCCAGAGAGGCCccagagcctggagccccccagAGAAGGGGCCGTGCAAGGAGACCCTGGTGAAGGGCTGCTGCCGAGCCATGAGGTAGTGcatctgcagggagcagctccgCAGCACGCTGCCCTCGcatccctgctggccctgcaccaaGCCCTTCCCAGAAAATCCGGTAGCATCCTTCACACCTTGCTTGCCTGGGGCAAAACCTTGTTCTTAAATCTGCAGGGGTTTCTGCAGGCTGGAGGCCAGGATGAGAGGCAAGTGCAGCTCTGATAGCCGAGACTCCTCAACACACCCTCAGTGCAGGCATCAGACCGGCTGCCAACGGCTGTGTCTGTTTATGCGGggtgggggaaagaaaaaacaatacaccccaaaaccaaaggcttggaaagaagaaagaagcccACCCAAGAGCAAAGCATCAGCACCGttcaaacaaaacaacagcacAGAGAACAGGGGAAGAGGTGTGAGGGAGgagacacacaaacacaaaccccagagcccagcaggcaCTGCCTCCCCAAACAACCTCAGCAAGCAGCGCCCAtgccccacagcacagcaccagccCCTGTGCATTGCTTCAGTGGGGACCAGGTGCTGAGCCCAGCCATGGAGACACACGACAGTGACCTGCAGAGGCAGATTCTGAAGACCCACCCAGTGGGTGGCTGGGGAGAACAAAACCAGGAGGAAAATGAGACACCAGCAATCCCAGCTCATCCCCACGGCACACAGCCATCTGCTGGGAGAGTCCTCGTGCCCCACTCACAGCCACTGGGGCTCCCAGGGAATCAGACACCACCACACAGGCACTCTGCCCTGTTGGCACAAGTTAAaaaagagcagagcagctgtggggaaaCAACAAGAGAGCACCCAGGGCCTCAGGTACCTGAGTGGGAAGGGGGATGAGAGCAAAAAGAGGCACAGGCACCAGGACAAGGGGTACCAAGAACTAGCTCTGGTACAGGCACCAGTGTGAGGCTGTGaagagagctgtgagtgtgtCAGGGCAGTGGGTGTGCTTCTGCACACTGCGTGTGCTTGTACTGAGGGTTTGAGGTGCCAGGCAAGGGAGATCCCAGCTCTTCCAGGTAGCAAAAGAAGAGAATAAATATAAAACCTCAGAGCAGATTTCCCCTGGGAGGAGGGTACTAAGGGAGGCTTCTCCCTCAGGTGGACTGATGGGGGgcatcccacagctctgctaaGCATGGCTGGTTCTTGCTGTGCCTCAGGTGAGAAGGTTGCCCTGTTCCTGGGCTTGTGTCAGACTGTCTTTGCGATGTAAGTGGTGCACCCCCATCCTCTTGGGGCTGCGGTGCGGCCGACTGAAAGGAGGCTTGACCCTGCCTTCTCCGCTTTCCTCTTGGACACCTCCTTGGCTGCTCTCCTTGTTTCCCTGGAGCAGCATTTCTCTCTCCTCAGCCGGGCTCTCAGGCAAGCCAAGGTCTACATAGTCCTTGTGCTTCTCTGGTGAGGGGCTTTCAGGCTCAGCAGTGCCTCCACCGCTTTCAAGCAACAGCTTCTGGGCTTCATCCTGGGAGAAATCTGTACCATAGTCTGAGGAGAAATGGCTCCTGCGGGCTCTGGACTCGGTGCTGTCTGTGTCCACGCTTGAATCCCGGCTCACggtccagctgcagctctgagcagactCCTCACCATCTGAGTAAGCTGAGGCTGCCCTACCCAGCTCCTGCATGGAGCGGCTGAACCTCTTCTGGAGCTCGGGGGCCGTATCACGGCTGAAAGCCGTGCGGTTCATCAGCACTCGCTCCGAGGTGGGGGGTGCCTTATCCACAAACATTCGCTGCCAGTTAGCCAGTAGGTCCTcctcagagctggcagagctggcaaaGGCGCTCGGGATTTGGGGAGGGCTGCTGAACGGGCTGCTCTGGGAAGAGCCGTGAGCCCTGGCTGCTTTAGGGGACTGCTGGCAGGAACAGCTGGAGGCTGAACGGTGCCCTTCGgaagcagggctgctggggagtGTCCGGTGCCTGTCACAGCTCTCATCTTCGCTCTGCACCAGGCTGAGGGAGATGGCCTGGCGTGTAGCATATGTACAGTTGGGCAGGGGGCTGTTCTTTGGGATCCTTACCTTGTCCTCAGAGAACTCAATCACTTTGCGCCCTGGGTACATAGGATGGGGAGGTGAGGGAGTAGGGTATGGGCTTAGCTTCTCGAAGGCAGGCACCTCCTCAGGCACACTTTCCACACTACTCTGTGGCTTGCAGCCACCATTCTGCTGTTTCCCCGCatctcctccctccttccccatcTGCCCTGCACTGTTGCAGGCATCAGGAAGGGCTCCGCTCATGTCCACATGCACAAAGACATCCTCAGCCATGGGACAGCTGCCACTGCTAGACTTGGCTGAATTCAGAACCAGAGATTCTGGTTTCTCCAAGACTCTGGCGATGACTGAGGTGGGCACAACATCAGATGGAGCCAAGGTGTGGGCTGCCTCTTGGCCAGGGCCTGCAGACTCCTGCGCACTGTGCAAATGCTTATTCACCATGTCCTGCAGCTCATAGGGAAGCTAGGGAGAAGGAAAGTGACATTAGAAGGGGGCTGCTATGCAAGTAATTTAGTTTCATATAATCTACCTTTTCTAACCAACCTACATGTGTATTTTGTAGTCATTATCTTGACCCTAACATTCACCTACCTTGCCTTCAGAAGAGTATCTTTTTTCAAAGCAAACCTGCCCCATGAGTGACTAACAAGGCTCTCTAGCTGTCACAGCAGTCATGCTTCTAGGCCATGGTTCACAGGCCCCATGTGGCAAAGCAAACAGGTAAAGACAGCACATGGGCTCAGTCTCACATGCCTGTGAGCACAGAGAAAAGGCCCAGCCAGCACATGCACTAGGGGTCTATTGATCTGTGGAAAATCAGCGGGTGGTTGCACTGAAGTGACTGTACAGCCCCCACTGCTGAGATCCACAGTGCTCCCTGAATGCATAATTGCAGCCATGCTGCCTTGGCAGCCTGCCCACAGACCAGGATCGATGCCTTCCTGTGTTCTACCAACTCCAACACGTCACCCCGCTCCCTCACTCTCTCCATTTCAGAGAGACAAACATAGGGCTTATTACCAAAGTTGTTGGACTGGGGTCTCACCAGGGGGTAAGCACTACCCCTCATCCTGCAAATGGGCACTACTGCTCTCCCCACTGCCCTGCCAAGCTGCCCTCACCTGGGTCACCACAGGCAAGTGAAGCACGGAGAGCGGAGGTCCCCAAGCCACTCAGTGGCACAGCGAGGTCTGTCCCATCACAGCCAGAAGGAAACTGCACCCACATCTGGGTGTGCAGGGCACACCGCATAACAGCAGCTGGGTGTGAGGCAGGCTGTGTGCACAGCTGCTCAGCACCAAACTCCCTCCAGTGGCAGCCACGTGGAACACAGTGCTTTGGGGGGCAGAATTCAAAGCTCCAGAGAGGGGGGACAGCTGGGAGAGAGGTCAAGGTTACCTCAGCAGTAACTGATACACTGACCTCAAGAGTGCTAATTTGAGACACAATGGGGGAGGGTGACAAAGTGGTCACCTGCTAAGTTAAAAAAGACAAGCATGTAGTTTTGCTGAGAGGAACACAAGAAGGGACAGAGACTAGAGGTATGGCAAAGAGAGAGCTGGGCTAAGGGCCTGGACGATACTTTCAACTAAAGAATTGATGCTACTAATGTGAAAGGAGATGAGAGCAGGATGAGCTAAGCTGCCCACACCCTCATCCCTCCCCACAGGGGGCAGTGAGTTGAGTTGGCACCAGCTTCTCCTGCTCAGAAGGCCTAGAAAACCCTGAATGCTGCCTCACACATTTCTCCTCAGAGTAATAAGTGTCATCAGGTCAGACTACTGCTGCTTCTTATGAGCAGTATGGCCCTTGCATGTGGccaggagaggaaggaaaaaggatgGAGCAGAGTAAGAGAGAGGTCTGTCCTCCTGCCAGCTACCAGCATGCACCCAGCAGACTATCAAGTTCAAGGTTATTGTGCTCTTTATAACAGCTCCTGGCTGAACTGTGAAATGAAGCTCTCATGAAAGAGGAGCTGGCAGAAGCTCTGTGCTGCCTTCTCAGTAGGAGTGGGAATAGGAACCTCCCCCCACCTCTGAGACTGAAGGATGAGAGGccagcagccctgtggagaAAGCAAAATGCAGTCAAAGCCCATGAGCCCTTCTTCCCCACCTCAGCAGGATTACTACTCACATCAGCAAACTTGTGGTTCCTGAAGTGCGACTTGTTACACTTGAGCAG from Agelaius phoeniceus isolate bAgePho1 chromosome 3, bAgePho1.hap1, whole genome shotgun sequence harbors:
- the TJAP1 gene encoding tight junction-associated protein 1 isoform X1; translation: MSSTAPSKKPYRKAPPQHREIRHEVPIIRDDQDGVILAEQSQEPLTDAERMKLLQHENEELRRRLTYVTNKMEAMERELESGQDYLEMELGQNREELEKFKDKFRRLQNSYTASQRTNQDLEEKLHALASLSQSWIFAIKKAEMDRKTLDWEIVELTNKLLDAKTTINKLEELNERYRQDCNLAVQLLKCNKSHFRNHKFADLPYELQDMVNKHLHSAQESAGPGQEAAHTLAPSDVVPTSVIARVLEKPESLVLNSAKSSSGSCPMAEDVFVHVDMSGALPDACNSAGQMGKEGGDAGKQQNGGCKPQSSVESVPEEVPAFEKLSPYPTPSPPHPMYPGRKVIEFSEDKVRIPKNSPLPNCTYATRQAISLSLVQSEDESCDRHRTLPSSPASEGHRSASSCSCQQSPKAARAHGSSQSSPFSSPPQIPSAFASSASSEEDLLANWQRMFVDKAPPTSERVLMNRTAFSRDTAPELQKRFSRSMQELGRAASAYSDGEESAQSCSWTVSRDSSVDTDSTESRARRSHFSSDYGTDFSQDEAQKLLLESGGGTAEPESPSPEKHKDYVDLGLPESPAEEREMLLQGNKESSQGGVQEESGEGRVKPPFSRPHRSPKRMGVHHLHRKDSLTQAQEQGNLLT
- the TJAP1 gene encoding tight junction-associated protein 1 isoform X2, which encodes MSSTAPSKKPYRKAPPQHREIRHEVPIIRDDQDGVILAEQSQEPLTDAERMKLLQHENEELRRRLTYVTNKMEAMERELESGQDYLEMELGQNREELEKFKDKFRRLQNSYTASQRTNQDLEEKLHALIKKAEMDRKTLDWEIVELTNKLLDAKTTINKLEELNERYRQDCNLAVQLLKCNKSHFRNHKFADLPYELQDMVNKHLHSAQESAGPGQEAAHTLAPSDVVPTSVIARVLEKPESLVLNSAKSSSGSCPMAEDVFVHVDMSGALPDACNSAGQMGKEGGDAGKQQNGGCKPQSSVESVPEEVPAFEKLSPYPTPSPPHPMYPGRKVIEFSEDKVRIPKNSPLPNCTYATRQAISLSLVQSEDESCDRHRTLPSSPASEGHRSASSCSCQQSPKAARAHGSSQSSPFSSPPQIPSAFASSASSEEDLLANWQRMFVDKAPPTSERVLMNRTAFSRDTAPELQKRFSRSMQELGRAASAYSDGEESAQSCSWTVSRDSSVDTDSTESRARRSHFSSDYGTDFSQDEAQKLLLESGGGTAEPESPSPEKHKDYVDLGLPESPAEEREMLLQGNKESSQGGVQEESGEGRVKPPFSRPHRSPKRMGVHHLHRKDSLTQAQEQGNLLT